Part of the Halopseudomonas maritima genome, CCTGGGTCGGCCGATTTTCGTACCATTTCTTATGACACCTACGGGGTGCTGCTGCCCAAACCTGAAGTGCAAACTGAAGTGAGCGACCGTGAGGCGATGCCGACCCGGCAGCTGCTGCGCGAGCAGGGGCTGGATGAGCGCGCCGAGCTGCAGTGGCGCATCGCGATTCCGCTGCTGGTGCCGATTGTCGCCTTCTTTGCCGTGCCCTTGGCGCGGGTCAATCCGCGGCAAGGACGTTTTCTCAAGTTGCTGCCGGCGATTCTGCTGTATATGTCCTATCTGGCGCTGCTGATCAGCGCGCGCGGCTGGATCGAGTCGGGCAAGCTGCCGCCAGCGCTGGGTCTGTGGTGGGTGCACGGGTTGTTTCTGCTGATCGGGGTTGTGCTTAACCGCGAGGCGCTGTTTGGTGCGCGCCAGGCGCAGGGAGGTCAGCATGCGGCGTCTTGATCGACATATCGGCAGTGCGGTGTTGCTGGGCATTCTCGCCGTTCTGGCGGTGATTCTCGGGTTGGACCTGCTGTTCTCCTATATCAACGAGCTGGATGATGTCGAGGGTGGCTACGGCCCTTTGCAGGCGCTGGTCTACACCTTGCTGTCGCTGCCTGGGCGGGTGCACGAGCTACTGCCACTGGCGGCACTGGTCGGCTGTTTGGTGGGGCTAGGCACGCTGGCCAGCAACTCCGAGCTGACCATCATGCGCGCCTCTGGCGTATCCATCACACGCATTACCCTGGCCGTCATGAAGCCATTGTTATTGCTGATGCTGTTGGGCGTTGGCATTGGCGAATACATTGCGCCCTACACCGCCAACCTGGCGGAAAGCCGCAAGGCGATTGCCGAGGGCAGTGATGAGGCGTTGAAGTCGAAGGGCTTGTGGCACCGTGAGGGTAATGACTTTCTGCATATCAACGCGGTGCAGCCCAACGGTGTGCTCTACGGTATTACCCGCTATCGCTTTGATGATCAGCGTCGCCTGCTGGAGGCCAGCTTTGCCAGCCGCGCTGCGGTGCAGCAAGACGACTGGCTGATGGAAGACGTGCGCTCGACCCACTTTGCCGATACCGGCGAAAGCTCGGTGACCGTCAATCTGCAGGAACGCTGGGATGTGCACCTGTCCCCCGAGCTGCTGCAGGTTGTGTTGCTGGAGGCCGACGCGTTGCCGTTGACCGGTATCTGGCGCTATCAAACATATCTGGCCGAGCAGGGCCTGAATAACCAGAGCTACTGGCTGGCTTTCTGGAAGAAGCTGTTCCAGCCGCTGGCGACGGCGGTGCTGGTGTTTGTGGCGGTGTCCTTTATCTTTGGCCCGCTGCGCTCGGTCACCATGGGCCAGCGACTGTTTACCGGGGTGCTGGTCGGCTTTGTGTTCCAGATTGTTCAGGATCTGCTGGGTCCGTCCAGCCTGGTATTCGGTTTTTCGCCGCTGATCGCGGTCTTGCTGCCTATCGTGCTATTGCTGGTGCTGGGGGCCTGGTTGATGCGGCGCGCTGGCTGATGCGGCTTTTTGCCAGCATTTTTCGGGTATAGGGGGTGACCCGCCGTTCCCGCTAGGGCATGCTTGCCGGGCTGACGTTCGACAGGAAAGCAGGATCGCTCCGTCCGATGCTCAAGGAAACCCCGCCGTTTAGCGTGCTCTCTGCCGGTCTGGCTATCGCGCTACTATTATTTTTTCTGGCACTGCATGTGGCTTCTGGCCAGCCGTGGCTGGGATTCACTGCTGTGCCCTCGTCAGAGGGTGTGCGCATTACCCGGGTCGACAGTGACGGGCCGGTTGCTGGTCAGCTGCAAGATGGTGAGGTGCTGCTGGCTCTGCGTAGCAGTGCCGGCACGCTGGCGCTGGAAAGCTGGGATGCGGTAGCTGAGCCCGACGACGCACGCGAATTCGCCGTTTATAACCGTTTCTTCGCGCGTCACGCCCAGCTATGGGAGATCCTGCATGGCCACGGAGTGCAGTTGCGGGTGCAGCCAATTGCTGTCGACAGCGGTCCGCCCGCTGCAGCCCGCTGGGTCAGCGTGCAGCCGGAGGCCGCGCGCGGACTGACCCAGCTGCCGATGCTGTTCTGGTATCAGGTGGTTTGTGGCCTGGCGATCCTGTTGATGGGCGTGGCTGCCTGGGCCTTTGTGCAGACCGAGCGCGGCCCGTTGCTCTACGCCCTGGCGGGGTTGGCCATTGCTGTGGCGATTATCGCCAGCGCGGTCTACACCACGCGCGAACTCACGTTGGCGCCGGAGTGGTTCCTGTTGCTCTCGCGGGCCAACCAGGCGGGGGCCATGCTGTTTGCCGGCACCGGCACCGCCCTGTTTTGGTATTACCCGCTGCGGCTGGGCCGCTTTCCCTTTGAACACTTCATGTTGCCGGTGGTGTTGGCCACGCTGGCTGCGAACTGGCTGCAGTGGTGGCCGAACCTGGATTTTGCCGCACGTTATCCGCTGCTGGCGTGGTTTGCCGTGGATATCCTGTTTGCCTGCATTCAATGGCGCTGTACGCGCTATGAGCCGGTAGCGCGGGCGCGCCTGAAATGGCTGTTGGCCGCCTGGTTTGCTGGCGCCTTCGGGTACTTGCTGCTGGTGATTTTTCCGCAGGTTGTGGGGCACGCCTCGGTCGCGCATCAGACCCATGCTTGGGCCTTTTTCGTTCTGACGTATCTAGGCATTGCCCTGGGCATCGTGCGTTATCGACTGTTTGATCTGGATCGCTGGATCCTGCTGGCCTGGTTCTGGTTTGCTTTTGGTGTGCTGTTTATCGTGCTGGACGCGTTTTTGATCCTGTTGCTGGATCTGGAAACCAGTATGGGGCTGCTGATTTCCCTGGCGGTGGTTGGCTGGGTGTACTTGCCGATTCGCCAGGCCTTTCTGCTCTGGCTTTCGCCTGACAACCCGCGGGGGGCGCTGCATCAGCGGCTGCCGCACATTCTGCAGCAGGCATTCGAGTACCAGCGGCCCATCGCGGCGCAGTGGCGTAATGCGCTACAGGAGATTTACGACCCGCTGCGGATCGAGGCGAGTGCTGAAACCGTCAGCCAGCCGCAGATTCGCGACAACGGCCTGCGTCTTGCCGTACCGGCTGTCGCCGATGGCGCGGCGCAGGTCCTCAGTTACGCCAACGGCGGACGTCGCCTGTTTGACCGCAAGGATCTGGTGTTCTGCCAGCAGGCGCTGACGTTGTTCAGCTATGCCCAGCAGTATCACCACTCCTACCAGACCGGGGTGATCAGTGAGCGACAGCGGGTAGCGCGCGATCTGCATGATGATGTCGGTGCGCGACTGCTGTCGGTGGTTTACCGCGCGCAGGGCAGCGACGAGCTGCAGCAGCTGGCACGTGACTGTCTGCGCGAGTTGCGGGAAGTCATTCAGGGGCTGCAAAAGGGGGGGGTGCAGCTGCAGCAAAGTTACGCGCGCTGGCAGGCAGAGGCCCGAGAGCGCTGCCGCCTGTTCGGGCTGGAGCTGGATATGCAGCTGGACCCGGATGCGCGTACCTGGCAGTTGAGCCCGCGCATCGAGCGCAATTTGTCACGCATCCTGCGTGAGGCGTTTTCCAATACGTTCAAACATGCGCAGGCGTCGGGCGTGCAGGTGCGGTTGACGTTGGCCGACGAGTGCGTGGTGCTTGAATACCAGGATGATGGAGAGGGGTTGTTGGCGGATCGGCTGGAGGGGGATGGTGCTGGCTTGAGCGGCATGCGACAACGCTGCGAGGAGTTGGGAGGGGAGATCGTCTGGTGGACCCCGCTGCAAGGTGGGTTGGCCATACGCTGTGAGATTCCGTTGGGAGGCGGACAGCAGACATGAAGCACATACTTATTCTGGAAGACCTGAAGGACGCCCAGCACTGGCTGGCGGCAGCTACGCAGCGTGCCTGGCCTGAGGCAGAGATTGTCTTCTGCGCCACCTTGAGAAGCGCGTGCAAGGCGCTGGACGAAGGTGCCCCGCAGCTGTGTCTTGTTGACCTGCAGTTGCCCGACGGCTCCGGTGTGGACTTTATTCGCCAATGTCGTCAGCAGCATCCCGATGCGCAACTGGTAGTGGCCACCATGTATGACGATGATCTGCACCTGTTTCCTGCCTTGCAGGCCGGTGCCAATGGCTATCTGCTGAAGGAGGACCCGCAGGAACAGATTGCCAGTGCGCTGTTGGGTATCGTCAAGGGGGTGCCGCCGCTGTCACCGCAGATTGCCCAGCGCATGCTGGGTTACTTTCAGCAGGTGCCTCTGGAAGTGGCTGAGGAGGCGCGTAAGCGCGACCTGCCGGAGGCCGACAGCGCAGGGCTGTTGAGCGCCCGTGAGCAGGAGTTTCTGCTGGTAATTGGAAATGGCTACAAGACCGCGGAAGCAGCAGAGATGCTGGGTGTCAGCTATCATACGGCGGCCAAACACATTAAGAATATCTATGCCAAGTTGGGTATCAGCAGCCGCGCGCAGGCGGTGCAGGAAGCGATTCGACTTGGCCTGATCAACTAGCCCAAAGCAGAACGCCCGGCAGGAGCCGGGCGTTCTGGGTCTTGCGGGGGGACGATTACTCGTCGCAGTTGGTGCACACCCCGATCATCATGCCGCTGAAATCGCCACCGTCGGAGTTCTCGCCGCTGGCGCTGAGCACGATCAGGCGCTCGCCTTCCTGGACGTAACCGTCGGCGGTGAACGTCAGTTGGCCACCATCGTTGTTGTCTTGCACCGCTTGCAGCTGCAGTGCGCCCTCGTCGAAGTCCGTATCGAACGCCAGGTTCAACTGCTCGTTGACGCTGGAGTCGGTAAAGCCGGACTCGGTCACCTGCTGCCAGTGCCAGGCGGCGCTCATTTCGGCGTTGCCCTCGGCATCAAAGCGCAGGCTGCCAGCGTTCAGGCGGGTTGGCTCGACCAGGCCTGTTTCGGCGTACATGCCGATCGCCATCAGGCGGTATTGGCGGTTCGCCAGGTTGTTGGTGCTGGCGGGTTTAACGGCCAGCAGCATTTGGCGGAAGTGCTGTTCGCCATCGTTTTCTTCGATCGCACCATCGAGCACCTCGGTGCCTTCAACGCTCAGCAGTAGCGTGCGGCCATCCGGTGAGGCATATCCTTCCAGCTCGCCATCGAGCACCAGCTTACCGTCGCTGGCCACGCTGAGCGGGAAGCTACCACTTTCGCCGACATTCGGGTCATCCCAGTCCCAGCCTTCATCGCCCTGGCAGGCCTGATAGGTGAAGCGATTGAACTGGTAGGTCACTGTGTGGGGATAAATCTCGAGGTTGCGGCGACCCTGCTCGCAGTAGCTGCCCTGTGCGCCATCGATATCGAGCAGGTTGTTGTACACGTAGATGTCCAGGTCGCTGGCACCGGCTTCAAACAGCAGCTCGATAACGCCGTACTTGCCGTCTACCGTGGGCATCTGGCTGGCGCGGCGCAGCATCACGTCGAGGCTTTGGTTGAGTACCTGCAGCTGCGGGGTGTTGGCGTCGTCGCGAACCTCACGGGTGTAAAACTGGGAGCCAACCATCACATCCAGAGGGGAGTTGGCCGGGCCAGCGGCGGTGAAGCGCATGGCGCTGCTGTACTCGCGGTCGGTACAGGCGGCGGTTTGTGTTTCGCAGTCGGTTACGTCACCGCTGTCTTTTTCGTAGTCTTCCAGCGCTTCGTCTTCGGCAAACAGGATGCCGCGAGCATCGGCGCTGAAGCTGCCGCTGTCGTCTTCATCGTCGATCCATGCCTGGGACGATGCGCTGCTGTAAGCACCCAAGCCCACCACGATTTCCATTTCCATGGCGCTGTCAGCGGGTACGTTGAATGTGCCTGCCTCGCCGGTGATATCCAGCTCGATCGCGCTGCTGCGGTTGCCGCCGAGATGGATGCCCGCGCCGCGGTCAGCGTAACCGCCAACCGCCATGCTTTCACTGTAGTAGCCGCCGGACGCCTGATCTGCGGCGCTGCTGTCGAGGGCAGGGGCGGCCTTGTCGTCCAGCTGCTGCTCGATAGTCGCCGACAGCTTGGCGCCGACCTGTTCGAGCAGTTGTTCGGTACTGGAGCTGCTGTTGATGGCTTGCTCCAGCTCTGCTTGCACCGCCGGGTCGTTGGCCATCTCCAGAACGGTTTCAATGATCTGGTCGACCTCTTCCAGCGTCAGCTCATCGAATTGTGCGGTGCGACTGGCGATCTGCTGAGTGACGAAGGTGGTCAACGGGTTGGCGAACAGGTCGTCGCGGGTAGTCGGCGTGGTGTAGCTGACGCCGCTGGGCAGGGGCACTTCGATATAGCTGTTGATACGCGAGCTGAAGGGGAGCTCAAGTATGTAGCCGTCACCTGCGCCATCGGCTTCGGCGGTGAACTCGTCGGCGCCGAGTTCGACCAGGCTACCGTCGGCCTCGATGGTGATGACACGGAAGGTGGAGGGGTCCAGGTCGTCAAAGGTGTCCGCGAGCGCCGGGGTGATGAGGAAATCGACAATCGCTTGGGCGATTCGCTCTTGGGCTGACAGGTTGATCGCCGTCACGGTGGTAGGCGTACCCACGGTAAGGGTGTAGCGCGTGGTTGTGGTGGTACCGCCACCGGTATTTCCGTCGCTACCGCCGCCTCCGCCGCCGCCGAGGCAGCCGGTTAGGGTCAAGGTCGAGGAGATGGCGAGGGCCAGTGGCCACTTTTTCAGGTTGTGCATGCAGAGAGTCCCTTAATGTACGTGATGGCACCGGCACTGTAGGGGGCTTTTGCTGCGTAGGTCGTACCTAAAATAAGGTATTTGCGGTGGGCGTACCCAGTTTTGGGTACGTGACCGGTTGTTGCCTTGTCAGTCTTTGAACGTGCCTTTGGGCAGGGTGATCAGCTGGGTGCCCGAGGCGATATCGTGCCAGCAGCGGGCTTGTCTGTCCCACAGCTGCCACAGGAAACCCAGGCCCAGACACAGCCAGGAGGCTTGTGCTACGGCCAGACGGATCAGTGCCTGACGCGAGGTAATGGAGCGGCCGTCGGGTTGTTGCAGGCGGATACGCCAGGCCTGCATGCCCAGGGTTTGGCCTTTCTTGGTCCAGAACCAGGTGTAGAAAGCCAGCGTGACCAGCAGCACGATCAGCGTCAGTACGGGGTCGCCGATATAGGCGCCTTGCTCTGCCTGCTGATGGGCCGCTGGCTCGCCGCTGATCAGGATGTGACTGCCCAGGTAGAGCAGGGTGGTCACCATCAGCGCTGCCAGCAGCAGAAACAGATCGTAGCCGGCCGAAAACAGGCGGCGGAAGATGCCGGTAGCCGGATAGTCACCGACCGGTTGCAGCTGCTTGACGGCCATCTGCTCAGCCCTGGCGGCGGGTAAGTGCGGTGCCCTGAAAGGATACCTCGCCGAGCCCCCCTGCCATCAGCGCGCGGATGTTGGCGTGGTCACTCCCCTGCGGGTTGTTCACTACGGCCTGGTAGTGTTCGGCAAAGCACTGCAGCGCCTGGGCGTCGCTCAGCCCCAGGTCCAGCGCCATTGCCAGTACCTTGCACGAGCCCTGGTTCTGCTCGGCGCTGTTGTGCACCGGGCCGTTATCAAAGGCCGTGGGCTGATGCTGGTAGTGGGCGTCAATAAACGCCAGGGTGTCGGCAAACAGATGCTGCGGGTTGCCCAGGCGGGCGATGAACTGCTCGGCGGTCATGCTTTGTCCTGTTTCTGCGCCTTGTCGAAGGCGGCTTGTTGTTCGGCTGTTGCCTCGGTCTGGTACTTCGCCTTCCACTCGGCGTAGGGCATGCCGTAGACCGCTTCGCGTGCCTCGTCCATGCTCAGTTCGATATCCATGTCATCGGCCGCTGCCTTGTACCATTTGGATAGGCAGTTCCGGCAGAAGCCGGCCAGGGTCATCAGCTCAATGTTCTGCACATCCTTGCGGTTGCGCAGGTGGCTGACCAGATTGCGGAAGGCGGCGGCTTCCAGTTCAAGACGCTCCTGCTTGGTCATGTATGGCTCCACGTTGGTCGGCTGGCTCAGGCGCGCGCGGGGCGCGCCCGTTCTGAGCGCAAGCATAAAACCCTGCCGGTCAATGTCAACGCCGGGCTAGTCGCGCTGGGCGCTAAGGGTAATAGAGACCGACTCGGCAAAGCGCAGGGCGTGTGGCTTGTCGACCTCCAGCTCGGCATAACGCACCTGATGGTGCTGCATGACGATGTCCAGCAGCTCCTGGGTCAAGCGCTCCAGCAGGGCAAAGCGGTTGCCTTCCACATGCGCAATCAGCGCCTTGGTGATGGTGCGGTAGTTGAGCGCCTGCTCAATCTGGTTGCCGCTTACTGCGTCGGCGGCGGGATAGAGGATAACAGCGTTGATCAGAATATCCTGCTGGTTGAGGATTTCCTCTTCCTTGATGCCGATATAGGTCCGCAGGCGCAGGTTTTTGATGCGGATGCGCGCCAAGCCAGGCGTCAGTTGCTGCATGTCACTTGCCTCGGCTGATTAGCTGGAGGAATTCCTGGCGGGTGTTGAACGATTCGCGGAAGTCTCCCAGCATGACTGAGCTCATCATTTCCGAGTTTTGCTTCTCCACGCCGCGCATCATCATGCACATGTGTTTGGCCTCGACCACCACCGCCACACCGCGGGCGTTGGTCACTTGCTGCACGGCTTCGGCAATTTGCCGCGTCAGGTTTTCCTGAATCTGCAGACGGCGGGCGAACATGTCGACAATACGCGCCACCTTTGACAGGCCGATCACCTTGCCAGTCGGAATATAGGCGACATGCGCCTTGCCGATGAACGGCAGCAGGTGGTGCTCGCACAGCGAGTAGAGCTCAATGTCGCGCACGATCACCATTTCGTCGTTGTCCGACTCAAACAGGGCGCCGTTGACGATCTCATCCAGCGACTGGGTGTAACCACGGCAGAGAAACTGCATGGCCTTGGCCGCGCGCTTGGGCGTGCCCTTGAGGCCCTCACGCTCGGGCTGCTCGCCCAGGTTGCTGAGGATGTCGTGATAGTTACTGGTCAGTTTTTCCAGGCTCATGGCATTGTCTCGTTGGCTTACTTGAGGTGCCGGCCGCCGTTCAATGGCAGGCAGCTTCCGGTGATATAGGGGTTGTCCATCAGGTAGCGAATGGACTGATAGACGACTTGCGGGCCGGGCTCCATGCCCAGCGCCGACTTGTCGAGTGCGCGAGCGCGGTAGGCGGCGTCGTCCTCGGGGTTGAACATGATCAGCGCCGGAGCGATGGCGTTGACCTTGATGTGTGGCGCCAGCTGCGCGGCAAAGGAACGTGACAGCGCCTCAAGGCCAGCCTTGCTGGCGCAGTAGCCAATGTGTTTGGCGCTGCCCTTGCGGGTGACATCGTCGCTCAGGTGGATGATGTCGGCTGGCTCACCCGCCGGAAACAGGTCGCTACACTGCTGGTTGATCAGGTAAGGCGCCTGCATATGCACCATAAACATCTGTTGCAATGCGTCGGCGCCGCCGCTGTCATCCAGCCAGAGCGAGGCATTGTGAATGATGGCGCGCAGCGCTGGCGCGCGGCTTTTCAGGTCGCGAATGAACTGCTCGATACCCTCGACGGTTGAAAAATCCGCCAGCATTGGTTCAATGCCAGGGGCGAGCGGCTGTTGTTGCCAGGCTTGGCGCACGTGTCGACAGGTAATCAGGACCTGGAAGCCATCGGCGGCCAGGCGCTCGGCACAGTACAAACCGACGCGCTGTGCACCCCCGGTGATGACGATGGTGCGCTCGCGCCGCTCGCTGTGCTCTGTGCCCTGCTTGACTGCCTGCATGCTGTGTTTCGTTGAAATGCCGTTGGCTGGAGTTGAAAAGGCGCAATGTTAGCACGCCGCACCTGAGTTGCTGTCGTCACTAATGTATAACATTGCTGTACACTGTACAGGTTTTTAGTTTTGGCTGCGGCCTGCTACGGATCCTGATCATGAACCTAACCCCTGAGGCGGCGCGTCAGACGCTGTACCCAATTCGCGAGGTGGCGCGCCTGACAGGCGTGAATCCCATAACCCTGCGCGCCTGGGAGCGTCGTTACGGCCTGCTGGTACCCCACCGCACGGATGGCGGACATCGGTTGTATTCGTTGCAGGATATTGAGCGTGTACGCAGCGTTACCCAGTGGATCGCGCGCGGGGTGCCGGTCAGCAAGGTCGCGGGCATCCTGGATCGCGGCGATGTCGACACGCCCGAGATGGTGCTTGATGACGAGGCTTTCTCGCGCTATGACTTCTGGCTGCAACGCCTGGATCAGGCTCTGCTGCAAGGTGATCCGCTACTGCTGGAGCGGCTGTACACCCAGCTGATGACGGAAGTGCCCCTGGTTACCGCACTGGTCTCGATTGTGCGCCCCTTGCAGCGGCGGCAGAGCGTCTCGTCTGCCTCGGCGGCGCTGCTTGACAGCTTTCTGCGCGCCCGCCTGGCTCAGCGAGCAGGACACCTGGAGCCCGGGCAGGACACCGTGCTGCTGATCAACTTGCAGGGGCGTGAGGCCGAGTTGGGTTTGCTGATGGTCGCCGTCTTGCTGCGCGAAGTCGGCGTTAATCTGCTGGTGCTTGGAGAGGCCCCTGATTTGGGCACGTTGCTGCCACTGGTTGAGAACAGCGCCGCGGCCGCGCTAGTGTTGTTCAGTGAGCAGTCGCTGGAGCGCCGGCTGTTGACCCAGTCGCTGCCGCGCTTGAATCAGGGCGTGGCCTGCCCGGTCGCCATGGCGGGCAGTTGCTGCGCACTGCAGGAAGGCGAGTTCGCCGAGCTGGGTGTATCTCGACTTGGCGAGGCCGGCCAGGCCCTGATGGACCGCGCCCGTCAGATGCTGACGGGTCGCTTCGACGCCTGAAGCCCTCTTTGACTACTCCGCTGGCCGGGCATTACGCAGGGCGGCCAATTCGTCTTCCAGAGCCAGCGCCCGCTGGCGCGCTTCGACCTCAGCGGTAACGTCTTTCTGAATGCCGATAAAATAAGTCAGCTGGTCTGCCTCGTTCAGGACCGGGGTGACCGATAGCTCGTTCCAGAACAGGCTGCCGTCCTTGCGGTAGTTGCGCAGGGTTACGCGGCAGGGCTGGCGCTGTTTGATGGCATCGCGCAGCTGCTGTACGGCGTCCTGATCGCGGTCGTCGGCCTGCAGAAAGCGGCAGTCCTGGTAGAGGATTTCCTCTGCCGTGTAGCCGGTCAGCGACTCGAACGCGGGGTTCACGTAAATCAGGATGTTGTCGTCGCCTTCCTGTTCGGCGACCACGATGCCATCGTTGGAGGCATTGACGACGAGTTGCAGTAGCTTGGCGTTGATCATTCGGCACCCGCGCAATGGATTTTGGCCACATTCTATAGTAGCGCCGCCCACTGTCCAGCAATCAGGCGGCCTTGTGCGCTGCATTGCGGCATAATGGCCGGCCAGTTCAATGACAGTTGGGGGGTAGCATGCATCTGGTAATCATCAGCGGGTCGGTATTTGGTACAGCGGACCTGGTTGCCGACGAGGCGCAAACGCTGTGTCAGGCGGCGGGGTTGCAGGTGTCGCGCTTGCGCCCGTTGGAACTCGACGGCCTCCTGGCGCTGGCGCCAGAGGCGTTGCTGGTGTGCTGCTCGACCACCGGTATGGGGGAGCTACCCGACGCTCTGGCGCCGCTGTTTCACAGCATGCGCGACCGTTTTCCACTGTTTACTGGCGTGCCTTTTGGGGTGATCGCGCTGGGAGATTCCGCATACGGCGATACCTTCTGCCAGGGCGGCGAGCAGATGCGTGAGTTGCTGCTGGAGCTGCAGGGGCGTGAGGCGCAGCCCATGCTGCGGCTCGATGCCAGCGAGACCGTGACGCCAGACACCGACGCCGAGCCCTGGCTGCAGGACTTTATTGCTGCCCTGCGCGGCTAATCGCGCGGCAGCGGGGCGCCGCTGGCCAGTTGGGTCAGGGCGTCCTCATCCAGCAGTAGAATCTGCCCGTACTGAATCTGCAGCCAGCCCAACGCTTCGAGCTGCTTGAGCAGCTTGTTGATACTCTGCCGGGAGCTGTTGAGCATTTGTCCGAGGGACTCCTGTGATAGTTGCACACAGGGCCGGCGGCCATCGTCGTCGGTTTGGCCATAGTTGTGCGCGTGCATCAGCAGGCGTTTGGCCAAACGCGAAGACAGGGGCAGCAGGGCGCTGTCTTCAAGCATGACAAAGGAGATGCGAATGCGCCGGCACAGCAGGCGCATGAACAGCGGGTATAACTCGGGGCGGCGCTCAAGCATTTGCTGAAAGCCGGTGCGCGGAATCATCAGCAGCTCGGTGGGCCCGCTGGCGACGGTGTCGTGGGAGCGCGGCAGCCCGTCAAACAGGGATATTTCGCCAAACCAGCTGCCGGGGCTGAGGATCGCCAGCACCGCTTCGCGTCCGTCCTGGCCGATGTTGCTGATACGTGCGCTGCCGCTGATGACGCCGTACAGGCCATCGGGCTGATCGTCCTTGGCGTAGACAAACTCACCATCATGTAAAGAGCGCACGCGCGCCAGGGCCAGCATCTCTTCGAGCACATCCTGTGGCAATTCGCCGAACCAGCGGTTCTTCTGCAGCAGTTTGGCCAGCATTGGGTTGTTGCCCATCTCGGACACTGTAATTTGTTTGACAGTCCGCTTTGCCGTCACGGTCTAGACTCCCCTTATACTGAACGCTCCACAGTATGACGCAGTGCAGTGGAGATGTCCTGTAGCGTCAGCGGCCCCAACGGGCCAATTACATTATTCCAACAATAGAGGGTTACCCCATGAACGCTGTACATTCTCTGCCTGAAGTTAGCCTGAAGAACAAGGTCAGCGCCGAAGAGTGGCAAGTGCGTGTCGAGCTGGCCGCAGCCTACCGCCTGATTGCCATGTACGGCTGGGACGATCTGGTCTTCACCCACATCTCCGCCAAGATTCCGGGTACCGAGCACTTCCTGATCAACCCTTACGGTTTGATGTTCGAAGAAGTGACCGCGTCCAGTCTGGTCAAGATCGACCTGCAGGGCAACAAGGTTGAAGAGTCCCCGTACAACGTCAACCCGGCCGGTTTCACCATCCACAGCGCGATCCATGAAGTACGCCACGATGCCAACTGCGTACTGCACACGCACACCGCTGCCGGTATCGCTGTCTCCATCCAGAAAGAAGGCATTCTGCCGATTTCCCAGCAGTCGATCTTCGTTCTGAGCAGCCTGGCCTATCACCACTACGAAGGTGTTGCGCTGAACGAGGAAGAGAAGCCGCGTCTGCAGGCTGATCTGGGTAGCGCCAACTATCTGATGCTGCATAACCACGGCCTGCTGACCTGCGGCAAATCGGTTGCTGATGCGTTCCTGAACATGTACATCATGCAGCGCTGCTGTGAAATCCAGGTACGCGCGCAGGCGCAGAACGCCGAGCTGATTCCGGTTGCCCAATCCGTTCTGGACGGTGCAGCAGCCAGCACCAAGAAAGCCACCAACGGCGCGGGTGCCAACATCGCCTGGCCGGCACTGCTGCGCAAGTTGGATCGCGTCAATCCGGGCTACGACGCCTGAGGCGTGGGCACATCCGGCATTCCCCTGGACGACTGGCTCGCCCAGGGGCGGGTGTTCAGCTATCGCGGGCACCAGATTCGCTGGTGGGAAGCAGGGGCGGGTGAGCCGCTTCTGCTGATCCACGGTTTTCCATCCGGCTCGTGGGATTGGCATTACCTCTGGGAGGCTCTGGCCGGGCGTTACCGCGTGATCGCGCTGGACATGATCGGTTTTGCCTTCTCCGACAAGCCCAGGCAATACCCCTATGACTTGCTGGATCAGGCTGATCTGCAGCAGGCGTTGATGACTCATTT contains:
- a CDS encoding PAS domain-containing protein → MINAKLLQLVVNASNDGIVVAEQEGDDNILIYVNPAFESLTGYTAEEILYQDCRFLQADDRDQDAVQQLRDAIKQRQPCRVTLRNYRKDGSLFWNELSVTPVLNEADQLTYFIGIQKDVTAEVEARQRALALEDELAALRNARPAE
- a CDS encoding MerR family transcriptional regulator, encoding MNLTPEAARQTLYPIREVARLTGVNPITLRAWERRYGLLVPHRTDGGHRLYSLQDIERVRSVTQWIARGVPVSKVAGILDRGDVDTPEMVLDDEAFSRYDFWLQRLDQALLQGDPLLLERLYTQLMTEVPLVTALVSIVRPLQRRQSVSSASAALLDSFLRARLAQRAGHLEPGQDTVLLINLQGREAELGLLMVAVLLREVGVNLLVLGEAPDLGTLLPLVENSAAAALVLFSEQSLERRLLTQSLPRLNQGVACPVAMAGSCCALQEGEFAELGVSRLGEAGQALMDRARQMLTGRFDA
- a CDS encoding Crp/Fnr family transcriptional regulator; the encoded protein is MGNNPMLAKLLQKNRWFGELPQDVLEEMLALARVRSLHDGEFVYAKDDQPDGLYGVISGSARISNIGQDGREAVLAILSPGSWFGEISLFDGLPRSHDTVASGPTELLMIPRTGFQQMLERRPELYPLFMRLLCRRIRISFVMLEDSALLPLSSRLAKRLLMHAHNYGQTDDDGRRPCVQLSQESLGQMLNSSRQSINKLLKQLEALGWLQIQYGQILLLDEDALTQLASGAPLPRD
- the folM gene encoding dihydromonapterin reductase, which codes for MQAVKQGTEHSERRERTIVITGGAQRVGLYCAERLAADGFQVLITCRHVRQAWQQQPLAPGIEPMLADFSTVEGIEQFIRDLKSRAPALRAIIHNASLWLDDSGGADALQQMFMVHMQAPYLINQQCSDLFPAGEPADIIHLSDDVTRKGSAKHIGYCASKAGLEALSRSFAAQLAPHIKVNAIAPALIMFNPEDDAAYRARALDKSALGMEPGPQVVYQSIRYLMDNPYITGSCLPLNGGRHLK
- a CDS encoding flavodoxin, with the translated sequence MHLVIISGSVFGTADLVADEAQTLCQAAGLQVSRLRPLELDGLLALAPEALLVCCSTTGMGELPDALAPLFHSMRDRFPLFTGVPFGVIALGDSAYGDTFCQGGEQMRELLLELQGREAQPMLRLDASETVTPDTDAEPWLQDFIAALRG
- a CDS encoding class II aldolase/adducin family protein gives rise to the protein MNAVHSLPEVSLKNKVSAEEWQVRVELAAAYRLIAMYGWDDLVFTHISAKIPGTEHFLINPYGLMFEEVTASSLVKIDLQGNKVEESPYNVNPAGFTIHSAIHEVRHDANCVLHTHTAAGIAVSIQKEGILPISQQSIFVLSSLAYHHYEGVALNEEEKPRLQADLGSANYLMLHNHGLLTCGKSVADAFLNMYIMQRCCEIQVRAQAQNAELIPVAQSVLDGAAASTKKATNGAGANIAWPALLRKLDRVNPGYDA